TGAATAATGTTAGAAAATGTTTCTCCCAAAGTGATTCACAAGATTATGGCCGCCGAAGGATATCTGGAACTGGGCATGCCCATTCAGGCACTGGACGCACTTCATTCAATGGACGACGCCGGTGTACTTGAAGCGATGCGGCTTTATCTGATCGGCGAAGCATACCGTCGTCAGGAAAAGTATCACGAAGCAATTGAACCATTGCATCAGGCAGCGCGTCTGTTTCCCGTCATGGAAAGTCGTAAGGCTTGGAGTTCTTTGAGCGAATGTTTTCGCCTGGGAGGGTATCATGAACTGGCAGAAGTGGCTTCGCTGACCGCGGAAGCCGTTGAGGAGATCGAGGTTACCTGTGCGGTGTTGAGCCTGACA
This window of the Gimesia fumaroli genome carries:
- a CDS encoding tetratricopeptide repeat protein, with the translated sequence MLENVSPKVIHKIMAAEGYLELGMPIQALDALHSMDDAGVLEAMRLYLIGEAYRRQEKYHEAIEPLHQAARLFPVMESRKAWSSLSECFRLGGYHELAEVASLTAEAVEEIEVTCAVLSLTETRKTTFEWSDIPSRMTGFTESPRFGSPRIPR